In the genome of Colwellia sp. PAMC 21821, the window ATTTTAAAAATGAGTTAAATATGCGTTTTTATAAAGGCCAGTATTTGCTGCGTTCGTATGGACGTGAACGAGTAGCAAGCGTATACCCTCCACCTAATGGCATATTTTAGTGCGAATTTATGCAATGGCTAAAAGTGAACTGATTAGCGAATAGCCCAAAACTTTATTTCTTGTTCTGTCAAAAAGCTTTCAGCTTGTTCGCCTTGCATTAACGCTAATGTCGCTAATATTCCTGCTTGAATACACTGCGGTGCCACAACGGTAATTGAGCGTGGCGCTTGTAAAATAGGCCAACCGGTTTTGGCATTTAAAATATGGCTATAGCGTACATTATCTTTTAGCAAGAACCTTTTGGCGTCACCACTGGTGGCTAGAGCACCTTGTAATAAACTGACCACCATAGGTTTGCGATCTATAAAACCTGGGTGCTCAATGCCTACTTGCCAAGGCACATTGGCTTTACGGGGTTTATTTGCCGCTAAGTCGCCACCTAAATTAACGAGTACCGGTAAATCAGTAAATTCATTCGCAATAATCATCGCCCTATCAACCGCGTATTCTTTACCAATACCACCAAAATCTACTTCCATGTTTTCTGGCATCACTAGTTGCTGCTCGTCGAAACTAACTTTATGCCAGCCCATATCAGCTATTATTTTTTTAACGGCATCAACGGAGGGAATATTATCACTGCCATCAAATTGCCAAACTTGTCGCAGCACACCCGATGTTATATCGAACACACCTTCACTGAGTTGATAACATGTATCAGCAAAGTTTAATAATAGGTAGGTTTCTTGATCGATAGCAATGGCTTTGCCACGGCTTTGGTTAATTGCTGAGCAAACACTGGTTGGTTTATAACGAGAATATTTATCTTCAATACGCCAAACTTCCTTGGCAATTAGTTCGCCTAACGCTAAAGCGAGTTTACTATCGCTATTTGCTACAAGCACTTCGCAAGGGCTGGCCATGGCCTCAAAATGTATACAATGACCGTCATTAGTTACTGTTAATTCAACATTACGCTCAGGCTGCATATTGACAAAACTTCCTTTCTCTCGCTTTTAATGACACT includes:
- a CDS encoding FAD:protein FMN transferase, yielding MQPERNVELTVTNDGHCIHFEAMASPCEVLVANSDSKLALALGELIAKEVWRIEDKYSRYKPTSVCSAINQSRGKAIAIDQETYLLLNFADTCYQLSEGVFDITSGVLRQVWQFDGSDNIPSVDAVKKIIADMGWHKVSFDEQQLVMPENMEVDFGGIGKEYAVDRAMIIANEFTDLPVLVNLGGDLAANKPRKANVPWQVGIEHPGFIDRKPMVVSLLQGALATSGDAKRFLLKDNVRYSHILNAKTGWPILQAPRSITVVAPQCIQAGILATLALMQGEQAESFLTEQEIKFWAIR